In Pagrus major chromosome 23, Pma_NU_1.0, the genomic window GACTGAAAAGCTGGTTGCCATGACGATGGGTTCGGGAGCAAAGGTCAAGGCGCCGGCCAGcctgagtgacatcatcaccGTGGCCAAACGCATCAGCCCCAGGTAACACACGCCGCATTCGCTTCGTCAGTATTGACTCATCGCAGGCTCGGGCTAACGTCCTCTCTGTCCCGTCTCACAGGGTGGACGACGTGGTCAGATCCATGTACCCTCCTCTGGATCCGATCCTCCTGGATGCCAGGTAATCACTTTAAAGAGGCTTTTTGGGagcttttttttccagatgtcTGATTGATTAGGTATCTGTAAGTGCTGGAGACCATTTGACTTGATTTATCCGTAATGTAATAACCATTGATGTATGCACAGATAGTCGCAGTGTTGCAGCAAATTGATGCCACCGGGGAAATTATAACTcaaacttttgtgtttttcatcatttaatcgGATTGAATCTAATGCGTGCGCAGAGTAAGACGCTCGTCTTTTAAGAAATAACTGCTTTTCATCCAGCAGCAGCCACAAAAGGCAGTGAAAAGATCGATTCGTCCTGTTCTTCCTCCTCAGGGCCACCGCTCTCCTGCTTTCAGTCAGCCACCTGGTGTTGGTCACCCGCAACGCCTGTCACATGTCCGGCAGTATGGACTGGATCGACCAGTCGCTCCACGCGGCCGAAGATCACATGGTGGTTCTGCGCGAGGCGGCGCTGGCCTCTGAACCAGAACGATTCATACCCGGAGCCGACGTGCAGAGAGAACAGGCCATCTAGAGCGAACAGCGGCGGCAGGACATGCAAATATGTTCGTTTTATCCTTgagctgccttttttttttttttttacttctgcaCTCAATCGGTACTTAACAGGCACATGTTCTGCCAGGCAGACTTCCCAAACTCATCATCCAATCTAAAAGGACACTTAGCAGTAAACAGGCAGCACTGTCGGGTGAAGACGTATTTTTCTTATCATATTTGCACCTAAACGTGCTACAGCTTCATAGTAATAGCTGAGAAGTACAGATATAGGTAGGGGTTTTTTGTATGTAACCCCGCAGCAGATCTTTTCAGTGTTGCTCTATTTAAAGTATAAGCTGCCTGCAAGTGAAAGGCCTTTGGAAATTTCTTCCCGAGTGCGCCATCACCCAGCAGTGGGCCTAAATCCAATCTCACCAGCACTGCACAGTCACATGGAGGCTTAGTCAGCTAATCCATTCTGAGGAAAATAACACCCAGTTAGCCAGTGAACCCAAAAGGGCTCCGACTCAGTGGACCAGTGGAACCCCGGCCAGATGTATTTACAATTTGTGGGGTCGACGTGACTTGTGGAACAGCCCTCAGATACTCGAGCGCTGTTTGAAATTTGTTGTCTGAGTTTTCGGAGAGAgcaacagctgcagcttcagccacatcagcagcagcagagaagtTTTTCCAGTTGAATGATGCCCTGTTGAGCAGTTACTGCATTGTGTTATGATTAATGCAGGCTATTATCAATATAGGAGCAGGTATCTGTTCTACTTAAAGGTTTTTTTAcccaaagttttatttttccaaaattaTGACTTGGGCTATATCACATTCCAATCAACCTGTATAGTTTAGTGCTGATTAGCATGTCTTGGCATGCTAGCACACTAAACAAAGATGCTAAACATCGTacatgctaaacatcagcatattAGCATTGTCAATGTGAGCATTAGCATGTTGATGTTAAGCAGATATAATGTTCAGAATCTTTGTTGAGTGTGTTAGCATTTGTTAGATGTttaacattatacctgctaaacatcagtaTGCTAACGGTCACAaaaacaatgctaacatgctgatgtttagccgactgttgaatgaatgaatgaatgaatgaatttgtgTTTAGTATGTTAGCATTTGTAGAGCTAAACTTTAaacacctgctaaacatcacCATGTTGGCATTATCACTTtgagtgttagcatgctatgaTAGGCTATGATATTTTGTTTAGGCTAGTGTGTTAGCATTTCTTAGATGCTAaacatacctgctaaacatcagcatctTAGCCTTGTCAatgtaagcatgttagcatgctgatgtttaccAGGAATAATGTTTAGCATCTTTGTtaagtgtgttagcatgttttAGATGCTAAACATCAGAATGTTAGCATTGTAATAGTTCGTATGTCGGCATACTGATGTAGCATCAAACCACTTTTATACCTAAGTACAGCCAGAGATGTTATAAGAGAGCGTCACAGagcagctagcatggctgtaggtATCCTATTTTTCCCCTTGTACAAAGTCAGTAGACGGTGAGTCAAGAAACACTTTTAATTCTGACaacaaaatgcttaaaaaagCTAAACGTTTGCTATCAAATtcaactgcagcagctgtttctaTCTACAAGAAGAAAGATAGTACACAAATATCAAAGTAGACATTTTACGTACATCACCGGTAGCTGTTAGAAGTGTTATTGTAAGTGGTGAGCTGTCACACACTACTGAGAGATACAGTCTGTTGCCATGTTGTGGGGAGCTTTTTGAACAGTGTCGGTTGAGGTGAAGCAGAATTAGCGTGCCGTTTTGGGCCGGAGGGATGTTATTGGAGCATATCTATCATGCTTCTCCATGCATAGCTAATGGTGAATAATAAGGCATTACCCACAGCCACAATGAACACATGGGCTTAGGCTACAATACACATGGCACAAAcattttgtacacacacaaggCTGGCAGACAAATGAACACATCGGTACATCAAATGACACACGAATCATGGATTATGGAGTCAAgcacacatgtttttttttaagattttggTGACAATCAGGAagaaaaagcagtttttgaaATCCAAAAGCTGTAAAAGCTCTGAACATGCGGAGGTGTTTAGACGGATCGATCGAGAAGGAAACGTTTAGAAAGTGTTTagccttttatttttcttgtttacattgtttattaGCATTGATCTTTTTTTGTAAGCACTCCTTTGTTTTCCCACAGTTTGTTACTGATGTCTTTCCCTCACTGTCACAcaccttctcttttttttgttgtttttatctttcattGATTTGTACAGATAAAATTAAGTTTCAtaggaaaaatgtgtttttgtttttgctctgaaCGATAGCTACGGAGAAATccatgtctgataaaaagtccACACACTCATACTAATTTGacataaataaaagtgaatttcctctttttattaCGCTGTGAGCCGTCCTTTGTGCAGCAACATGGTGCAAATATCCCCCCTGTCTTCTGTCCTTCTCGGTGAGCAGGAGGACGTCTGCTGCAGCTCGTCATCGCCGTCTAGCAAAGCAGCCCTTTGCTTTTCTTCAGATCAATCTGCTTCCAGCTCGGGAGGGAGGCGTACTCATCTCTCTTCATTTCCAAAATAGTCTGAAACATAATTGCAGTTATTTGTTTATGCAAAAATCAATTCACgtcatgaaatataaatgttaaagttGAAACTTCCTCTCAGGATTAATCATCGGAGTCTAAGCGTGAGCGTGCGGCGACTTATACTCAGTGAACACTGCCGCCTGCTGGTTGAAAGACATCACTGCACGCTGCCGCATCGGTTTACCTGGAAGTCTTGATCTGACAGGTAGACCTCCAGGTGCTGGGGGTCAACTCCTTCAGGTAAGGGGCTccgcagcagctcctccagaggATACTGGGTCTTCATGAGCTGGGCCAGGGCGTCCTGCACCAAGGTCAGCTTCACCCGCCCCGCATCGCCCTGacgaggaaaaataaaacactaaaatgagCCGATGTAGTGAGGATAAGGAACCTGATATACTGATTGatgtatttaaaattaaagataACAAAACTCTAATgtcacaaatacacagtaggacACAAAACTTCACTTGCTGCCTGTGTCAAACAGAAACCGGAGAGAGAATCAGGCCTGGAGATATCTGCAGATGATATCTGGTGCAGTCAGGGTCTGGGCCTCTAAAATCT contains:
- the tmem98 gene encoding transmembrane protein 98 isoform X2, which gives rise to METVVIVAIGVLATIFLASFVALVVVCRHRYCHPHDLLHHFDSKPTVDLIGAMETQSEPSELELDDVVITNPHIEAILENEDWIEDASGLVSHCISILKICHTLTEKLVAMTMGSGAKVKAPASLSDIITVAKRISPRVDDVVRSMYPPLDPILLDARATALLLSVSHLVLVTRNACHMSGSMDWIDQSLHAAEDHMVVLREAALASEPERFIPGADVQREQAI